ATACTCGGCTATCTCAAAGAAGGAGATGTACTAGTCGCAAATGCAACCAGGGTCTCTAAACGAAGAGTGTTCTTAATTACTAAAACAGGAAGAAGACATGAGTCAATGTTTCTGTCCGAAACCGAACCTGGGGTTTGGAAAACACTTACTCGAAATTCTAAAAAGCTAAAGGTCGGAGATAAGGTCACTGACGAGGCAACCGGAAAATTTCATTTCTCAGTTGGACGAAAAGAAGAAGAATTTATTATCTTTCGAGCGGAAACTCTTCTCGACGAAAATTCATTCGAAATAATAGGCCGCACCCCAATTCCTCCTTATTTCAAAAGAGAAAGTACATCCGAAGATGATGTTCGCTACCAAACTGTGTATTCCAAAAACTTAGGTTCGGTTGCAGCTCCTACGGCTGGTTTACATTTTACTCCGGAACTATTAGAAGAACTGAAAAATCGAAATATAGAATTCCTAAAACTAGAATTGAAAGTTGGTTATGGAACTTTCCAGTCCTTGAACGAAGATCATTTCGCGAATAAAAAATTACACGAAGAAGAATTCGAACTTCCCCTCGAAACTAAAAACGTTTTGGATTCGGCTAAGAAGGACGGTAGGAGGATTATTTCTGTAGGCACTACGACTCTTAGAGCCTTGGAATCCGCTTATGACCCGAACACGAAAACTTTCAGATCAGGAGAAGGAAAAACGAGACTATTTTTACAACCGGAAGATTCTATTCTAAGCTGCGAAGGACTGATCACTAATTTTCATCTTCCTCAAAGTAGCTTACTTTTATTAGTAAGCGCGTTTGCAGAAAAAGAAAAAATACTGAAGGCCTATAAATTCGCCATAGAGCAAAATTTTCGTTTCTTTTCCTACGGAGATTCCATGCTGATTTTGGATCCTGAAAAAATCTGATCCTTACTTATTTAATTGAGGAATTCTAAGCCGAAACGGAAAATGGGAAAGGTGTTAAGAAAGGTTCTTCCTGGGCAAACTGAAATCAGATTTAAAGCGGCAAAGCCGGCCAAATTGAACGGACTGCCTGACTTTTTAGTATTTCATAAGGAAGAGGTGAGAACGTTCCGCCAAGCTTTGGGGAACCCGGGACTCTTCCGACATATTCTAATCACCGGTCCGGAAATAGAAGCAAACCTTCTACAATTCGGACAATATCTGGAAGAGATCGTAAAAGACCAACCTGTAGTTGCAGAACCAAATCCCACTTTATTATCCCTTGCGGGTTTTCCTTTTGAAAACAAGTATAGACCTGGAAAAATTTCGGAAGCAAACGGCGGATTATTACTTCTTCCTATCAAACCATTTGTAGAAGACCCGGATCTTTATTATTTTCTGAAAGGTGTACTTCTAACCGGTAAGATAGATTTTCTATCTCTTCCGGAAGGATCCGATTCTACCAATATCAATCGATTTCATCCAAGTATAGATTCCAGATTCAGACTTATTTTAGTGGGAGAAGAAACGGAAGTGGATTCTATCTCTCAGATAGACGCTGACTTTTACGGAAGTTTTGATTTTAAGATCCATATGCCCTATGAGATCAGTTTAGAAAAATCTTGGCTTCCGGTTTTTTCAGGACTGCTAAAGTCTTGGGAGAAGCCTGGGTATCCTCCTTTGGACCAAGCAGCTTTGGATTCACTTCTGGAACTTGCGCTTAGATGGAATGATAGCCAGACCAGACTTTCTTTACATCTTTCGGAACTTCGTTCTTTCGTGAGAGAAGTATTAGCATTTAATAATAAAGGTAAGAAGTCAGTGGGAAGGGCAGAGATAGAAGCAGGTCCTTCACTTATCCAAAAAAGAACAGCCATCCACAAAAGAAAATATATAGAGAATATCAAAGAAGGCCTTATCTCTGTTCCACTCAAAGGAAAAAAGACAGGGCGGATCAACGGGCTTTCCGTAATTTTATTACAATCATCTCTTTTGGATTTCGGACAGGTGAACCAAGTATCTGCCAGGGTTTCCTTGGGTTCAGGAAATCTGATCAATATAGAAAGAGAAGTAAATCTTTCAGGAAGTCTTCACGATAAGGGAGTATTCATACTTCAGTCCTATATTAAAGGAATGTTTTCTCATACCCAATCCTTCGGTTTGGATGCTTCTATTTTATTTGAGCAAAATAGTTCTCCGATTGATGGGGATTCGGCAAGTTGTGCGGAACTTTTGGCACTTCTTTCTGCACTTTCCGGTTTAGAGATACCTTGTAATATTGCAGTGACCGGTGCTCTTTCCCAGTACGGGGATATTCTTCCAGTCGGTTCAGTGAATACCAAGATCCAGGCCTGGTTTGATGTGATCCGGCTCACTGGTTCTACTCGCGAAAAATACAAAATTTATATTCCTAAGGATAATATGAGGGACCTGAATCTTCCACGCGAGATCCGGGAAAGTATGAAAAAGGGGAATTTTCAAATATTCTCCTGCTCACATGTAGAAGATCTTATCCCGGATATTTTCGGGATTCCAGCCGGTAGGATCTCCAAATCCGGAAAATACCCTAACGGCTCACTTTTCAGGATTATCGAAGAGAGAATCGATCGCAAACGTGACGGAGAGGAAGCTTAGGCCGACAGCCGGGCTGCTCCGGGTTCGCTATTCGCTCATCCGGTCTTCGCCCGGACTAAAGCCCTTCGCATCCCTGTCGGGTCAGAATTTCCCGAAATTTCTCAGATTTCCTCTAATCAGTCTCCCCCGAAATGACCGATACTTTATATACAGTCATGGAACGTCGGGCAAATATCAATATTGAGTCTTCCTTACTGGTAACCTTGGTTGCGAGTATGGGATTCTTAGTCAGTTTGGGAATCGCCCCAGTCAGGACCGGAGGCTTTTTAAGCGAAGAACCGGTCTTAAGAGAACTGATCCCCGACCAATTTACTTGGGAACCAAGCTCGGAACAAATCCGAGATCTGCCAGAGAGAGTAGGAGAAACCGGACCCAGCCTGGTTTAATTTCTTGCTCCGCTTCCCGGTCTGAAAATCCTATCAAGAAAGACCGGGAGTGTTCGATGTTCGGCAAAAGTTTAGATAATCTAAAACAAATGAACCAGATGCGGGTTCGTATGAAAAAATTGGAGAAGGAACTGGAGGCTTTAACCTTCGAGGGAAAATCCAAGAACGAATTAGTGGTCTGCATTACCGACGGTAAACAAACCGTCCAAGAGATCCGTATCGAAGATTCTTTGCTTGCTAAAAATGATAAAAAACTACTTCAAAAAAGTATAAAGCAGGCAGTGAACCAATCTATGGAAGCTGCTCAGAAAGTTGCAGAAGAAAGAATGGGAGAATTCAAATCTCTCCTTTCCGGAATGCCTTAATTACGGGCCTTTATATTCGCTAAAAATTTTCTGTTTCGTCCGACTCCGAGAGAGTTTAAAGAACTCATGAGGACAAATCGGACGAGAATCAGTAGATTCAGGAAGAACGATCGCTTCTTCTCCACCTTCGTCGTCATTTTCAGCAATTCCTAAAGAAACAGAAATATCTCCCGTCCTTTTCATTTCGGTATTGATCTGCAGAGAATATAAGCTTCCGTCTATATTCTTTTTTAATAATACTAATCTTCCGATCGCATTTGTATTAGAACGATCCGTTTTTACGAATTGGATCTGTCCCGGATTTAATTCTCCTAATGGAGTGATCTCAGGTATTCTGAGTGGATCGTATAATTTTCTGAGAACATCCCCGTCGGTTCCCGCAGCAGGGAATGGGAAAGATTGGATCGTTTTAGTGATATCTTGTAAGAACCCGGAAGCACCGTTCGTATCCGTTCCGGATTGTGCAAACTCCGGAGAAACATCTCCTAAGGATTGCCATAAGAATGCAGGATAAATTTTCATGAAGATAGCAGAGCCATCTGTTCCAAGAGCATTTTTGACTTCTTGAGAAGAATTTAGATAATTATCCGAGTTTGTTTTGAATAGATGGAATAATCCGGTTGCATCAGAAGCTCTATAACCCTTAGGGCCTTGGACTCCGGTTCTAAAAAATGAATTTCTGGAAACAGTATCACTTCCTGAAATCATATATAAATATTTCATAAAGGAATATGCAAATGCATAATCTACTAGTGAGTTAAATTTAGAACTTCCAAATATACTATTTCCGTTCACACCTCTTGAGCAGGAGCTTGAATTCCTACCTCTATAACAATTGATCCTGTTAATTTGAGGAGAATAACCCGCGATATCCGCCGCTACTTCGCTTGTACCTTCGTTGATCCAAGCCTCGTCCCTTCCTCCACCTTGGCTCATGATCCTGGCTTCATATTGGAATCGGATCAAATGTTGGTATTCGTGGGCCAGTGTTGCTAAGAATGTATCCGGTTTTCCTTGGGTAAGGTCCGAGTTACGGACTGTAACTAATTCCACCCCGTCCATATATACTATATTCGAATAATTAGAGCGGACAGCATAACTGGAACTATCGGGAAAATAATCTACTGGATCGAAAAATCCTGCCACAAAAGAAGAACCCGTACTGCTTCCATCATGTATATCCGATACGATGACTGCAACTTTTCCATCTCCGTCAAGATCATCTGAAAATCCGAATGCTTCACCCAACCTAGGATAAATTTTGGAATCGAATTCTTGGGAGATATATTGGTAATCTAAAGCGGATTCTAAACCGCTAGTCGTGTAGATATTAACGTGAGAACCCGAAGCTACCTTAGTAGTTTGCACACAATTGGAGCTGTTTGTTACAAGATTACGGATCCAGAATGTATTATTGCCGCCGCAGGAACTAGATACTTTAGCTAGTGAAAGTAGATCGTTTAAGTTAGGTTCCGTTTTATCTTGTGTGCCGAGCGCGTCATTACTGACTATACAGTCAGAAAGTAAGAATATCAAACAAACAGAAAGTACAAACGTATATAAAGATCTGCCTATTGGCATACAAAGGGACTTCCAAAAACCGTCTCCGGTCGAAACCTTCATGATCTTTCCTGCCGAAAAAGGAAACTAGCTTTACGCCTTGATCCTTTTTGTTAAGGTCAATAATTATTCAGGGTCGAATGGGAGCAAGGATCATTGACTAAAAAGGTTCCGAAGATTTGGAAATTTTTTTCCAAAAAATTCCAATATATCGTAATTATTTCGTTAGGATATAATTGCGGATTTCGTCCTTCTCCCTTACAAAAAGATCCGATCCCAGGTCCACAAATTCCTGCATTCGATTCCGTTCCGAATAGCGGAGAATATTTTTCCGAGATCAAAAAAATCCCAACCGGGTTTTATATCCGACAGGTTTATCTAAATCATTCCAACAAAAAAGAAATGTTGATCAGTCAACTAACAGTAAGTGAATCTAAAAATTGGGAAGAAACAAGGTTTGAAGGAAAACTAGATCTAGACGAGTCAGGAAAATTTTTCAGATTTCGCCCCAGACTTTGTAGGATGTTCACAAGTAAAAATCCCGGAGATCGTTGGACTTTGACGAGAGCCTATGAATGTGATCATTTCGAATTTCTAATATGGAAATCAGGTCCGGAAGATATTCGTTTAACTCCGGGTCCTGAAGGAGAAGAAGAGGGGATCCTTCTTAAAAAATCCAAATCTTCCAGTATTTCTCAAATTTCTGCGATCATACTTAAAACAGATTCTAATATCACGAGTATTTGGGGGATCCGTCTTTCCAGGGTGAGAAAGGGCGCCAAGGCTATATTAGAAAAACAAGATGGAAGAAAAACGGAGCTGAATACTCTGAAAACTGTGGAGACCACCGGAGAGGTCAAAACCGAAAGGTCCAGTCATGCGGAACCGGGAGACATGATCTTATATACGAATCCCGGAGAAGCAAGGCCTCTGGCCCTATAGTCCGCCATGCGACTATAGATTAATCTAATCCATTCTCCGAATTTAAGATCCTACGCAGGCCAGGAATAATTTTTACATAGGGTTGGATCTTTCTAAAATCGGAAATTTCTTTCGCAGATACATCCGAACCATCCAGTTGTAAATGGATCAGATTTGTAAGACCGTATAGAGGACTTAAATCCTTGATTTGGGTTCCACCCAAGTATAATTCCATTAATTTTGAACAATTCTCTAAAGGCCTAAGATCCGTAATTTTAGTATGTTTGAGCTGCAAATGCCTCACACTGCAGCCCGGCCCGAGAAACCTGAGATTGGAAATTTTAGAATCGGTAAGTTCTATTCTAGTGAGCCTGTTCCAATATAGATAATTTTTCAGATCTTGGTCGGCGATTTCTGTCTGGTTCAACACCAAACTATCCAACTTTGCGAAACGATTTAAGGGAGAAAGGTCTTTTACGGAAGATCCGGATAGAAGAACATATCTAAGCTTAGGGAGATCCGGCAAACCTTCTAGAGACTTTACATCTTTAGAATTTAGTTCTAGGATTTCTAATCCGGAGAATGCGGATAGATCGCTCCAGCTTGGATTATCTTCGAATCCCAACCAACGTATTTCTTTAGGATATTTTCCTAGGATCTCACCTT
Above is a genomic segment from Leptospira selangorensis containing:
- a CDS encoding leucine-rich repeat domain-containing protein, producing the protein MRKIFLILCFLSACSQSNHLISVRNSEGEILGKYPKEIRWLGFEDNPSWSDLSAFSGLEILELNSKDVKSLEGLPDLPKLRYVLLSGSSVKDLSPLNRFAKLDSLVLNQTEIADQDLKNYLYWNRLTRIELTDSKISNLRFLGPGCSVRHLQLKHTKITDLRPLENCSKLMELYLGGTQIKDLSPLYGLTNLIHLQLDGSDVSAKEISDFRKIQPYVKIIPGLRRILNSENGLD
- a CDS encoding peptidase M30, which encodes MKVSTGDGFWKSLCMPIGRSLYTFVLSVCLIFLLSDCIVSNDALGTQDKTEPNLNDLLSLAKVSSSCGGNNTFWIRNLVTNSSNCVQTTKVASGSHVNIYTTSGLESALDYQYISQEFDSKIYPRLGEAFGFSDDLDGDGKVAVIVSDIHDGSSTGSSFVAGFFDPVDYFPDSSSYAVRSNYSNIVYMDGVELVTVRNSDLTQGKPDTFLATLAHEYQHLIRFQYEARIMSQGGGRDEAWINEGTSEVAADIAGYSPQINRINCYRGRNSSSCSRGVNGNSIFGSSKFNSLVDYAFAYSFMKYLYMISGSDTVSRNSFFRTGVQGPKGYRASDATGLFHLFKTNSDNYLNSSQEVKNALGTDGSAIFMKIYPAFLWQSLGDVSPEFAQSGTDTNGASGFLQDITKTIQSFPFPAAGTDGDVLRKLYDPLRIPEITPLGELNPGQIQFVKTDRSNTNAIGRLVLLKKNIDGSLYSLQINTEMKRTGDISVSLGIAENDDEGGEEAIVLPESTDSRPICPHEFFKLSRSRTKQKIFSEYKGP
- the queA gene encoding tRNA preQ1(34) S-adenosylmethionine ribosyltransferase-isomerase QueA → MEFQDLSDFDFELPEDQIAKFPAAKRDKSRLLVIGRTQNFLKEEVEFSKILGYLKEGDVLVANATRVSKRRVFLITKTGRRHESMFLSETEPGVWKTLTRNSKKLKVGDKVTDEATGKFHFSVGRKEEEFIIFRAETLLDENSFEIIGRTPIPPYFKRESTSEDDVRYQTVYSKNLGSVAAPTAGLHFTPELLEELKNRNIEFLKLELKVGYGTFQSLNEDHFANKKLHEEEFELPLETKNVLDSAKKDGRRIISVGTTTLRALESAYDPNTKTFRSGEGKTRLFLQPEDSILSCEGLITNFHLPQSSLLLLVSAFAEKEKILKAYKFAIEQNFRFFSYGDSMLILDPEKI
- a CDS encoding YbaB/EbfC family nucleoid-associated protein, yielding MFGKSLDNLKQMNQMRVRMKKLEKELEALTFEGKSKNELVVCITDGKQTVQEIRIEDSLLAKNDKKLLQKSIKQAVNQSMEAAQKVAEERMGEFKSLLSGMP
- a CDS encoding AAA family ATPase; its protein translation is MLRKVLPGQTEIRFKAAKPAKLNGLPDFLVFHKEEVRTFRQALGNPGLFRHILITGPEIEANLLQFGQYLEEIVKDQPVVAEPNPTLLSLAGFPFENKYRPGKISEANGGLLLLPIKPFVEDPDLYYFLKGVLLTGKIDFLSLPEGSDSTNINRFHPSIDSRFRLILVGEETEVDSISQIDADFYGSFDFKIHMPYEISLEKSWLPVFSGLLKSWEKPGYPPLDQAALDSLLELALRWNDSQTRLSLHLSELRSFVREVLAFNNKGKKSVGRAEIEAGPSLIQKRTAIHKRKYIENIKEGLISVPLKGKKTGRINGLSVILLQSSLLDFGQVNQVSARVSLGSGNLINIEREVNLSGSLHDKGVFILQSYIKGMFSHTQSFGLDASILFEQNSSPIDGDSASCAELLALLSALSGLEIPCNIAVTGALSQYGDILPVGSVNTKIQAWFDVIRLTGSTREKYKIYIPKDNMRDLNLPREIRESMKKGNFQIFSCSHVEDLIPDIFGIPAGRISKSGKYPNGSLFRIIEERIDRKRDGEEA